From the Lepidochelys kempii isolate rLepKem1 chromosome 2, rLepKem1.hap2, whole genome shotgun sequence genome, one window contains:
- the LOC140907937 gene encoding uncharacterized protein, with protein sequence MQSSSAQVTMMESQNRKRAPAWTEREVRDLIAVWGEESVLSELRSSFRNAKTFVKISQGMKDRGHNRDPKQCRVKLKELRQAYQKTREANSRSGSEPQTCRFYDELHAILGGSATTTPAVLFDSFNGDGGNTEAGFGDEEDDDEEEVVDSSQQASGETGFPDSQELFLTLDLEPVPPEPTQGCLLDPAGGEGTSAACVSMITGSSPSQRLVKLRKKKKHTRDEMFSELMLSSHTDRAQTNAWRQIMSECRKAQNDREERWRAEESKWRAEDRAEAQMWRQHDERRQDSMLRLLQDQTSMLQCMVELQQRQLEHRLPLLPLCNRPPSSPSSIASTPRRPRTRWGGLRPTSHSTAEDCPKKRRLSFNNF encoded by the exons atgcagagctcatcagcacaggtgaccatgatggagtcccagaatcgcaaaagagctccagcatggaccgaacgggaggtacgggatctgatcgctgtttggggagaggaatccgtgctatcagaactccgttccagttttcgaaatgccaaaacctttgtgaaaatctcccagggcatgaaggacagaggccataacagggacccgaagcagtgccgcgtgaaactgaaggagctgaggcaagcctaccagaaaaccagagaggcgaacagccgctctgggtcagagccccaaacatgccgcttctatgatgagctgcatgccattttagggggttcagccaccactaccccagccgtgttgtttgactccttcaatggagatggaggcaatacggaagcaggttttggggacgaagaagatgatgatgaggaggaggttgtagatagctcacagcaagcaagcggagaaaccggttttcccgacagccaggaactgtttctcaccctagacctggagccagtaccccccgaacccacccaaggctgcctcctggacccagcaggcggagaagggacctctg ctgcatgtgtttcaatgatcacaggatcttctccttcccagaggctagtgaagcttagaaagaaaaaaaaacacactcgcgatgaaatgttctccgagctcatgctgtcctcccacactgacagagcacagacgaatgcgtggaggcaaataatgtcagagtgcagaaaagcacaaaatgaccgggaggagaggtggcgggctgaagagagtaagtggcgggctgaagacagggctgaagctcaaatgtggcggcagcatgatgagaggaggcaggattcaatgctgaggctgctgcaggaccaaaccagtatgctccagtgtatggttgagctgcagcaaaggcagctggagcacagactgccactgctgcccctctgtaaccgaccgccctcctccccaagttccatagcctccacacccagacgcccaagaacgcggtgggggggcctccggccaaccagccactccaccgcagaggattgccccaaaaaaagaaggctgtcattcaataacttttaa